A single window of Aspergillus puulaauensis MK2 DNA, chromosome 5, nearly complete sequence DNA harbors:
- a CDS encoding uncharacterized protein (COG:S;~EggNog:ENOG410PIJY;~TransMembrane:2 (i504-524o536-559i)) translates to MSEAPSSPVRSLMTAQEYYSSFPNNPIISERFHNIDEASHFRDSLALLSDAQTRNFVLDFGNEDAWCAVDLETQDLTALLTHNRSRCFGTRWINIWAPEEQKDLIKAITNYYGVSERLQGLMCTDPVTRPPKPTAPAQPARRSFQSRGSPKLARTNVDEDLEDGYAMKPLPSSEEVHAAASFRGITFGHVVDQIWHFCSTDYGPRYTCIGYNSLYYVPKLEMPNGKGLPDGRRLWSWLILFDDGTVLSIQENPYPGKTTASEREMKAVTAVSRRNIQLIFAGVSKQHSATSENDSLVTIRVRPFHDSGLEYASIKQEDGASLLFYYIFDDWVSSYALVAKREHTYGVNLDSLRSSMLNKPVVGLIDQLHWLGRQLAVLKRLYQSYELIMTRILQRQRLLHDEARSNQPRLPFGQTFATDTDIQRTMTMQGSFSASGTQENSVGVRLNAPAVARFERLLDRIKLYCLSEIDTCLTEKESLTFLNFNLIALKDSQAVEKLTRITILLAKVTILFLPVSLMTAYFSTELEGVKGVYNQVQYWVSFAVIMFLSVVMLVLFGYVSDTVEGQTIYRSMFRTFFRKSRNRFLGQEDVPADPGHLHEH, encoded by the exons ATGTCTGAAGCGCCAAGCTCGCCTGTACGGAGCTTGATGACAGCCCAGGAATACTATTCCAGTTTTCCAAATAATCCTATTATCAGCGAGAGGTTTCACAATATTGACGAGGCTTCGCATTTCCGCGATAGCCTGGCATTATTGAGTGACGCCCAGACCAGGAACTTTGTACTGGATTTTGGCAACGAGGATGCCTGGTGTGCTGTGGATTTGGAGACGCAAGATCTTACTGCATTGCTTACTCATAAT AGGTCGAGGTGTTTTGGAACGCGATGGAT AAATATATGGGCCCCAGAGGAACAAAAAGATCTGATCAAG GCCATCACCAATTACTACGGTGTCTCCGAGCGGCTGCAAGGGCTAATGTGCACCGATCCAGTAACCCGGCCACCAAAACCCACCGCTCCAGCCCAACCTGCAAGGAGAAGTTTCCAATCAAGAGGCAGCCCCAAGCTAGCACGCACCAATGTGgacgaagatctggaagacgGCTATGCCATGAAACCGTTGCCGAGCTCGGAAGAGGTCCATGCTGCTGCCTCATTTCGGGGGATTACGTTTGGTCATGTCGTGGATCAGATATGGCATTTTTGTTCTACGGATTATGGTCCTAGAT ATACTTGCATTGGCTATAATTCTCTTTACTATGTACCGAAACTCGAAATGCCGAATGGAAAGGGACTTCCAGACGGAAGGCGGTTATGGTCGTGGCTCATACTATTTGACGACG GAACcgtcctctccatccaagaGAATCCCTACCCAGGAAAGACGACAGCATCAGAGCGCGAAATGAAAGCTGTAACAGCGGTTAGCCGCCGAAATATACAATTAATATTTGCAGGAGTATCAAAACAACACTCTGCAACGTCTGAAAATGACTCCTTGGTCACGATTAGAGTGCGGCCGTTCCACGATTCTGGCCTGGAGTATGCAAGCATCAAACAAGAGGATGGCGCAAgtcttcttttttattatatattcgACGACTGGGTTTCGAGCTATGCACTCGTCGCGAAGCGAGAGCATACATATGGAGTTAATCTTGATAGCTTG AGAAGCAGCATGCTGAATAAACCGGTCGTTGGCCTGATAGATCAACTGCATTGGCTGGGCAGGCAACTTGCGGTGCTCAAGCGTCTGTATCAAAGTTATGAGCTTATTATGACACGTATTCTCCAGAGGCAGCGTCTGCTTCACGACGAGGCCCGCTCAAACCAGCCTAGGCTGCCGTTTGGTCAAACATTTGCCACCGATACCGATATCCAGCGGACAATGACCATGCAGGGCAGTTTCAGTGCATCAGGTACACAGGAGAATTCTGTTGGCGTCCGTCTAAATGCACCTGCTGTCGCAAGGTTTGAGAGACTGCTTGACCGCATCAAGCTCTACTGTCTCTCGGAGATAGATACTTGTTTGACGGAAAAAGAGTCGCTTACTTTTCTT AACTTCAACTTGATCGCTCTGAAGGACTCACAGGCTGTTGAGAAGCTAACCAGGATAACGATCCTGCTGGCCAAGGTTACCATATTGTTCCTCCCCGTTAGCTTAATGACGGCATACTTCTCGACCGAGCTTGAGGGCGTTAAAGGAGTCTACAACCAGGTTCAGTACTGGGTATCTTTTGCGGTGATCATGTTCTTGTCGGTCGTGATGCTCGTGCTCTTTGGATATGTAAGTGACACCGTCGAAGGACAGACGATCTATCGGTCGATGTTCCGGACATTTTTCCGGAAGTCCAGGAACAGGTTCTTGGGCCAGGAAGATGTACCAGCAGACCCAGGGCATTTGCATGAACATTGA
- a CDS encoding uncharacterized protein (COG:S;~EggNog:ENOG410PFE4;~InterPro:IPR036864,IPR007219,IPR001138;~PFAM:PF04082;~go_function: GO:0000981 - DNA-binding transcription factor activity, RNA polymerase II-specific [Evidence IEA];~go_function: GO:0003677 - DNA binding [Evidence IEA];~go_function: GO:0008270 - zinc ion binding [Evidence IEA];~go_process: GO:0006351 - transcription, DNA-templated [Evidence IEA];~go_process: GO:0006355 - regulation of transcription, DNA-templated [Evidence IEA]): protein MAAQDESRKAPVRSATACTECQRRKQKCNRTWPCNHCQARKIAHQCKFVPKKAVRAANLAANDKRTPEAHQIHPEDPKQGQLLDDGIISANNDDFRSLGYLPDTQNVPDNGAQEPAAISLGSQASLSSEMKNALHAIPPKPYTDILVDHFLDNTNYQYYALYPPAFMQDYNAWWSGRATGLQPTPEFTCLLLRLCACSISSLDEDIRQKLESELGQPVDGLSILYHRTAKQLSSTIGPGKGGLMQVQQLFLTAQWFKTEALFVESWHALGAAIHEAQELGMHRSSSGPRFSDFDREMRRRLWFILYAWDWQMSLLLSRPFIINSTCCTFELPDLRLDPVDSQPETPSPITHMVLQCQLGLSISKLPGVMGGVLSLTQAMAVQQETEKWFKSFPPAYSISNPDTRWDETHRFIKLQRFQLHVIGYMMILMPLKQCLTKYIDPISSSIEKGLQTTAVENALKLLEACNDLLRHILPLNAKFHFAPFLMFDTTAMLCSAIVHDKNKILPQRDRILEAIPKTLAELGRLSERAKTGMICYTALRKLVACLPLVPKEALAFTDSTPESSIEAPPTLSDIPGIPHPLPGTAVTLSPGNIFHDGLLAPTSLDFLPSDPMGGYNGFTDLSQIDLGELSQIWDWGSLDIDFPNESF from the exons ATGGCTGCGCAGGACGAGTCTAGGAAGGCCCCTGTTCGCTCTGCAACTGCGTGCACCGAATGCCAGCGCCGAAAGCAAAAG TGCAATCGAACATGGCCTTGTAATCACTGCCAGGCGAGAAAAATAGCACACCAATGTAAATTCGTCCCGAAAAAGGCTGTAAGGGCTGCTAATTTAGCGGCCAACGATAAAAG AACGCCGGAGGCCCACCAAATACATCCTGAAGACCCAAAACAAGGGCAGTTACTTGATGACGGCATTATATCTGCGAACAATGATGATTTCCGATCCCTCGGGTATCTACCTGATACTCAAAATGTGCCGGATAACGGTGCCCAAGAG CCAGCCGCGATCTCACTAGGTAGTCAGGCCAGTCTTTCTAGTGAGATGAAGAACGCCTTACATGCCATTCCTCCAAAGCCATACACAG atatcctcgtcgaccATTTCCTCGATAACACAAATTACCAATACTATGCTCTCTACCCACCGGCTTTTATGCAGGACTATAACGCCTGGTGGTCAGGGAGAGCAACTGGTTTGCAGCCCACTCCAGAGTTTACATGCTTATTGCTCCGCCTTTGTGCGTGCTCCATTTCTTCCCTCGACGAAGATATACGCCAAAAATTGGAATCAGAGCTAGGACAGCCCGTCGACGGCCTCTCAATATTATACCATAGGACGGCAAAACAATTGAGCAGTACAATAGGCCCTGGTAAGGGCGGCTTGATGCAAGTGCAACAATTGTTCTTAACTGCCCAGTGGTTTAAAACCGAAGCATTATTCGTGGAGTCATGGCATGCCTTGGGTGCCGCTATTCACGAGGCACAAGAGCTAG GCATGCACAGAAGCTCTTCAGGTCCAAGATTCTCTGACTTTGACCGGGAAATGAGAAGGCGACTCTGGTTCATACTGTACGCCTGGGATTG GCAAATGTCTTTACTACTTTCCCGCCCGTTTATAATCAACAGCACTTGCTGTACGTTTGAACTGCCCGACTTGCGGTTGGATCCCGTGGACTCCCAGCCCGAAACGCCTTCCCCAATTACCCACATGGTTCTTCAATGTCAGCTCGGTCTGTCAATATCAAAATTACCGGGAGTGATGGGTGGTGTTCTATCGTTAACCCAAGCAATGGCCGTCCAACAAGAAACGGAGAAATGGTTCAAATCATTCCCTCCGGCATATTCCATTTCAAATCCCGATACCCGATGGGACGAAACTCATAGATTCATAAAACTGCAACGCTTCCAACTACATGTCATAGGATATATGATGATACTGATGCCGCTAAAGCAATGCCTAACAAAATATATCGACCCGATTAGCTCCAGCATAGAAAAGGGTCTACAAACAACCGCAGTTGAAAATGCACTAAAGCTGCTTGAGGCCTGCAACGACCTACTGAGGCACATACTACCCCTGAACGCAAAATTCCATTTTGCTCCTTTTCTCATGTTCGACACTACCGCAATGTTATGCTCCGCCATAGTACACGATAAAAACAAAATCCTTCCACAGCGAGACAGGATCCTCGAAGCGATTCCGAAAACACTTGCCGAGCTGGGACGTTTATCGGAGCGTGCAAAGACTGGAATGATCTGCTATACAGCTTTGAGGAAGCTCGTCGCTTGTCTTCCATTGGTGCCAAAAGAAGCTTTGGCTTTTACAGACTCCACTCCCGAGAGCTCAATCGAAGCGCCTCCAACTTTATCAGATATACCAGGCATCCCACACCCTTTACCTGGTACTGCTGTGACACTATCGCCGGGAAATATATTTCACGATGGGCTTCTTGCTCCTACGTCTCTAGATTTTCTGCCCTCAGACCCGATGGGTGGGTATAACGGATTCACAGATCTGTCACAGATAGATCTGGGCGAGCTGAGTCAGATTTGGGATTGGGGAAGTCTTGATATTGATTTTCCGAATGAATCATTTTAG
- the CRP74 gene encoding 60S ribosomal protein uL1 (BUSCO:EOG09264LBC;~COG:J;~EggNog:ENOG410PGQQ;~InterPro:IPR002143,IPR028364,IPR023674,IPR016095, IPR023673;~PFAM:PF00687;~go_component: GO:0015934 - large ribosomal subunit [Evidence IEA];~go_function: GO:0003723 - RNA binding [Evidence IEA];~go_function: GO:0003735 - structural constituent of ribosome [Evidence IEA];~go_process: GO:0006412 - translation [Evidence IEA]), with the protein MSKITVAGVRQNVEQLLNYSQNEKKRNFLETVELQIGLKNYDPQRDKRFSGTIKLPTVPRPGMAICVLGDQHDLDRAKHHGIDAMSADDLKKLNKNKKLIKKLARKYDAFLASDGLIKQIPRLLGPGLSKAGKFPTPVSHNEDMASKVNDVKSTIKFQLKKVLCLGVAIGNVGMTEDELVANIMLAINYLVSLLKKGWQNVGSLVIKATMSPPRRVY; encoded by the exons ATGTCTAAGATCACAGTCG CCGGAGTGCGCCAGAATGTCGAGCAGCTGCTCAACTACTCTCagaatgagaagaagagaaacttCCTCGAGACCGTCGAGCTCCAGATCGGTCTGAAGAACTACGACCCCCAGCGTGACAAGCGTTTCTCGGGTACCATCAAGCTTCCCACCGTCCCTCGCCCCGGCATGGCCATCTG TGTTCTCGGTGACCAGCACGATCTTGACCGTGCTAAGCACCACGGCATCGACGCTATGTCCGCTGATGacctcaagaagctgaacaagaacaagaagctcATCAAGAAGCTTGCCCGCAAGTACGATGCCTTCCTTGCTTCCGACGGTCTCATCAAGCAGATCCCCCGTCTCTTGGGTCCCGGTCTCTCCAAGG CTGGTAAATTCCCTACCCCCGTCTCCCACAACGAGGACATGGCCTCCAAGGTCAACGACGTCAAGTCCACCATCAAGTTCCAGCTTAAGAAGGTTCTCTGCCTCGGTGTTGCCATTGGCAACGTCGGCATGACTGAGGACGAGCTCGTCGCCAACATCATGCTTGCCATCAACTACCTTGTCTCTCTCCTCAAGAAGGGCTGGCAGAACGTTGGCTCCCTTGTCATCAAGGCTACCATGTCTCCTCCCCGCCGTGTCTACTAG
- a CDS encoding uncharacterized protein (COG:S;~EggNog:ENOG410PJM2;~TransMembrane:2 (i286-308o320-344i)), whose product MKGIALRSQRASKPEALICQLCQLSASPAARYRPQPARLYASAIKATRRPQIGQCLTKKALEAPSRQLLPLRRHASTEAESTHLPDLNTTLREVQAGSAELRNSQTVPSNSAVVELLQKCLDIAETIVQPNRSSTNTDNEISSLLHLEEKNGKKASQPTRSAQISHPAADTICRIVHDLLTDEKVFISPEALNSYVKIHTLLKRPQQVPEIFHLYANKPIPEENSSPIKYLRPNPKNINSAIPVDLANMAIDVAIEQRDLGLVLAIIDNSFCTPAFHRAKFFKRAAAPLGVLATTPLGCYVAASWAASFQNTMEPTTATAIAFAATLAYVGGTSSVGVLAIITANDHMERVVWMPGIPLRQRWLREEERAALDKVSIAWGFKDVYMRGEEEGEEWDTLREFIGMRGMILDKTDLMEGMQ is encoded by the coding sequence ATGAAGGGAATTGCATTGCGAAGCCAGAGGGCATCGAAGCCTGAAGCGCTTATTTGCCAATTATGCCAGTTGTCTGCGTCGCCAGCCGCCCGTTATCGCCCTCAGCCCGCCCGCTTGTATGCGTCGGCAATCAAGGCAACCCGCAGGCCTCAAATCGGACAATGTCTCACAAAGAAGGCCCTGGAAGCCCCTTCAAGACAGCTACTGCCGCTACGAAGGCATGCATCGACTGAGGCTGAGTCGACACATTTGCCCGACCTCAATACAACTCTCCGTGAGGTCCAGGCCGGCTCCGCAGAGCTTCGAAATTCGCAAACCGTTCCCTCAAACAGTGCAGTTGTAGAACTCCTACAGAAGTGCCTCGATATCGCAGAAACAATTGTGCAGCCGAACCGATCCTCTACGAATACGGACAACGAAATTTCATCTCTGCTCCACCTAGAAGAAAAGAATGGCAAAAAGGCATCACAACCAACGCGCAGCGCGCAAATATCCCACCCTGCAGCTGACACAATCTGCCGCATTGTCCACGACCTCCTAACGGACGAAAAAGTCTTCATATCCCCAGAAGCATTAAACTCCTATGTCAAAATCCACACGCTGCTTAAGCGACCGCAGCAGGTTCCGGAGATCTTCCACCTCTACGCCAACAAACCAATCCCCGAGGAGAACAGCTCACCTATTAAATACCTCCGTCCCAACCCGAAAAACATCAACAGTGCTATCCCAGTCGACCTCGCCAACATGGCCATCGATGTCGCAATTGAGCAGCGAGACCTCGGTCTCGTCCTCGCAATAATTGATAACTCTTTCTGCACCCCCGCGTTCCACCGAGCCAAGTTTTTCAAACGGGCTGCCGCTCCCCTTGGTGTTCTCGCAACAACTCCTCTCGGATGCTACGTCGCGGCATCCTGGGCCGCCAGTTTCCAGAATACAATGGAGCCGACCACGGCTACGGCCATTGCATTTGCTGCCACTCTTGCTTATGTCGGCGGGACTTCATCCGTTGGAGTCTTGGCTATTATTACAGCGAACGACCACATGGAGCGTGTTGTTTGGATGCCGGGTATTCCATTGCGACAGCGCTGGCTgcgggaagaagagcgagcgGCTTTGGATAAGGTTTCGATTGCCTGGGGTTTCAAGGATGTTTATAtgcggggagaggaagaaggcgaggaatgGGATACTCTACGGGAGTTTATCGGAATGAGGGGGATGATCCTCGATAAGACGGACTTGATGGAGGGCATGCAATAA
- a CDS encoding putative proline-rich, actin-associated protein Vrp1 (COG:S;~EggNog:ENOG410PQTF;~InterPro:IPR003124;~PFAM:PF02205;~go_function: GO:0003779 - actin binding [Evidence IEA]), whose product MPPPPPPPPPPPPGGGAPPPPPPAGNLPARPPGGGKDRGALLSDISKGARLKKAVTNDRSAPQVGGGVKSSGGPPLGSAPPVPGMSKPPSGLAPPVPPGQGANRLRSNSDTGPGSDNSPAAAPAAPQLAGLFAGGMPKLRSRGGVDTGANKEASPYLSDSETSRPPKPPIGSAPKLPATRPPPPPSTDAPPAPPVNPLVANLRKAPPRPASRPSSVVSNFSTKSAPPLPSSSKPPVSLRKPSAPAPPPPPSASPSAPPPPPPAAAAPRPPPPPPSSAPAPPPVPPNGAPSASLAVQAARNALGHQTPSAPPPPPVSAPSAPPPPPPPSAPPTAPPFIPPSAPPSEPASRPYSYESSNIPDRSSLAASAYTLSNGGPSPGSSATSLGAHGMTRVEDSRFKFQNEGLLPKPRPFVGGMKRYRAGRGSSVPLDLSALGG is encoded by the exons atgcctcctcctcctccacctccgccgccgccgcccccTGGCGGGGGTGcgcctccccctccccctccagcTGGAAATTTACCCGCGAGACCACCAGGTGGTGGAAAGGATAGG GGCGCCCTACTCTCAGATATCTCAAAAGGCGCGAGACTGAAAAAGGCCGTTACAAATGATAGGTCAGCGCCGCAGGTAGGCGGAGGCGTCAAATCATCTGGTGGTCCTCCGCTGGGCTCCGCGcctcctgttcctggaatGTCAAAGCCCCCAAGTGGACTTGCTCCTCCAGTACCCCCTGGGCAGGGCGCGAATCGGTTAAGGAGTAACAGCGACACGGGACCTGGAAGTGATAAcagtcctgctgctgccccggCTGCCCCCCAATTGGCCGGACTTTTTGCCGGAGGCATGCCCAAGCTTCGCAGTCGAGGAGGTGTTGATACTGGCGCCAACAAGGAAGCTTCCCCATACCTATCAGATTCGGAAACCTCACGACCGCCCAAGCCGCCTATTGGATCGGCTCCAAAGCTCCCCGCAACGCGACCTCCGCCCCCGCCTTCTACAGATGCACCCCCAGCTCCGCCTGTCAATCCGTTGGTTGCGAACCTCAGGAAAGCCCCTCCACGGCCAGCCTCAAGGCCATCTTCAGTCGTATCGAACTTCTCGACAAAATCAGCGCCACCATTACCAAGTTCATCGAAACCACCAGTATCGTTGCGGAAGCCCTCGGCCCCtgctcctccaccacctccttcCGCCAGTCCATCCGcaccccctcccccgcctccTGCAGCGGCTGCACCTCGtccacccccaccaccccctTCATCAGCCCCTGCTCCGCCGCCAGTTCCCCCGAACGGCGCCCCCTCGGCATCGCTGGCAGTTCAAGCTGCCCGGAATGCCCTCGGCCATCAAACTCCGtcagctcctccacctcctcccgTATCAGCTCCCTCGgcgccacctccacctcctccgccttctGCACCTCCTACCGCGCCCCCGTTCATTCCTCCTTCCGCACCGCCAAGCGAACCAGCATCGCGGCCGTACTCCTATGAATCTAGCAATATACCAGACCGTTCTAGTCTAGCAGCTAGTGCTTACACGCTCTCCAACGGCGGCCCATCGCCGGGGTCAAGCGCCACAAGCCTAGGTGCACATGGGATGACCCGGGTTGAAGATAGCCGATTCAAATTCCAAAACGAGGGACTACTGCCCAAGCCACGCCCATTTGTCGGTGGAATGAAGCGTTACCGCGCCGGAAGAGGAAGTAGTGTACCGTTGGATCTCAGCGCATTAGGTGGCTAG
- a CDS encoding U6 snRNA-associated Sm-like protein LSm8 (COG:A;~EggNog:ENOG410PR0R;~InterPro:IPR034103,IPR010920,IPR001163;~PFAM:PF01423;~go_component: GO:0005688 - U6 snRNP [Evidence IEA];~go_component: GO:0046540 - U4/U6 x U5 tri-snRNP complex [Evidence IEA];~go_process: GO:0000398 - mRNA splicing, via spliceosome [Evidence IEA]): MSINAYINKKVLILTVDGRTLLGTLLSTDQLTNLVLLDTIERIIRTPDDPEPSSQIEHGLYLIRGDNVVVCGEVDETIDRDIDWAKVKGEVVRGTKNA; encoded by the exons ATGTCAATCAACGCCTACATAAATA AAAAAGTTTTAATCCTCACTGTCGACGGACGGACTCTCCTCGGAACACTTCTCTCGACAGACCAGCTCACAAACCTAGTTCTCCTGGACACAATAGAGCGAATCATCCGAACGCCCGACGACCCCGAACCAAGCTCACAGATTGAACACGGTCTTTACTTAATCCGAGGCGATAATGTAGTGGTGTGCGGAGAAGTAGACGAGACAATTGACCGCGACATTGACTGGGCCAAGGTAAAGGGAGAAGTGGTGCGCGGGACGAAAAATGCATGA
- a CDS encoding uncharacterized protein (COG:S;~EggNog:ENOG410PJG9), translating to MWLFRGAQSAVFYYVTCTPCAEAADRRKRKKEAIRARSLREKEQSETIVTDQPRPFLQPTAFSTNPGWAEELALGPGPPPRRRGGHRAATHHRIDSWDTGAYSGQDDEQDATLTPSQRISKIGSKHIGDRWNRMMRYQREDEPLWGEDVEVRGSSVGISGQGKADSRASSKYHIPRVPPVNDLHPPIVSGPKSRAETRWMLQPPPSARVMSGKERSSRTAGPPVDYANMRMDSEKSTSRRSVHTHALPLLTTELVSESPESSPAFPVSSAKTPKPAEQELPRPPSPAFYAYGEDESRFVISSPTYSPSDSCSTLSSGAETDESPRNSLHSPDTPVSRPMSKETNTRLEASRPVISRALTSIHKGGDHKNVHMLHLEIQESNDLAVGQVDRVRPWRWSMEF from the coding sequence ATGTGGCTCTTCCGAGGCGCCCAGTCCGCTGTTTTTTACTACGTCACCTGCACTCCCTGCGCCGAAGCCGCGGACCGTCGAAAGCGCAAGAAGGAAGCTATCCGTGCCCGCTCACTGAGAGAAAAGGAGCAGAGCGAGACAATTGTCACCGACCAGCCCCGGCCTTTCCTCCAGCCAACCGCCTTCAGTACCAATCCAGGATGGGCGGAAGAACTCGCTTTAGGACCAGGACCACCGCCCAGGAGAAGAGGTGGCCATCGCGCTGCTACACACCATCGGATAGATAGTTGGGATACGGGGGCATATTCTGGCCAGGACGATGAGCAGGATGCCACGCTTACCCCATCTCAAAGGATCAGCAAGATTGGTTCCAAGCACATTGGTGATCGCTGGAACCGCATGATGCGGTATCAGCGTGAAGACGAACCGCTATGGGGCGAAGATGTAGAGGTCAGGGGTTCGTCGGTTGGAATATCCGGCCAGGGTAAAGCGGACTCTCGGGCTTCTAGCAAATACCATATCCCTCGTGTGCCACCGGTCAACGatctccatccacccatCGTCAGCGGGCCGAAAAGTAGGGCGGAAACGCGATGGATGCTTCAGCCTCCGCCCAGTGCCAGGGTTATGTCTGGAAAGGAGCGGAGCAGCCGCACGGCAGGTCCACCCGTCGATTACGCCAACATGCGGATGGATAGCGAGAAATCAACATCGCGGCGTAGCGTCCACACTCATGCGCTCCCTCTCTTGACCACAGAGCTCGTCTCAGAATCTCCGGAATCGTCACCTGCTTTCCCCGTCAGCTCCgccaaaacaccaaaaccGGCCGAGCAAGAACTACCCCGTCCACCGTCACCCGCATTCTATGCCTATGGGGAAGACGAGTCTCGCTTCGTCATATCATCACCTACCTATTCGCCGTCTGATTCTTGTTCCACCCTGTCCTCCGGGGCTGAGACAGACGAATCGCCCAGGAACTCACTTCACTCGCCCGATACACCTGTATCGCGGCCCATGTCCAAAGAGACCAACACTCGCCTCGAAGCTTCACGCCCTGTGATTTCGCGGGCTCTGACCTCAATACATAAGGGGGGCGACCACAAGAATGTTCATATGCTGCACCTTGAGATCCAAGAATCCAATGATCTCGCGGTAGGCCAAGTCGACCGAGTACGCCCATGGCGGTGGAGCATGGAGTTCTAA
- a CDS encoding protein ERV29 (COG:U;~EggNog:ENOG410PHWF;~InterPro:IPR002995;~PFAM:PF02077;~TransMembrane:7 (o94-118i125-144o150-169i189-207o213-233i240-259o271-291i);~go_component: GO:0016021 - integral component of membrane [Evidence IEA]) translates to MAHIRGTAGYNLGHQNPFGGPGTAAATDDPSPLDAIREQTSKIEDWLDTVSDPIKPYLPAIGRFLIVVTFLEDSLRILTQWSDQLLYLSDYRKIPWGLTHTFLIFNVIAMTVCSVLVIGRKHAEIAVAGLLGVVVIQGLGYGLIFDLNFFLRNLSVVGGLLMVLSDSWVRKKFVPAGLPQLDEKDRKMYVQFAGRVLLIFLFVGFVFSGQWSLWRVIVSLFGFVACVMVIVGFKAKFSAILLVLLLSVFNILVNNFWTLHPHHPHKDFAKYDFFQILSIVGGLLLLVNMGPGQLSMDEKKKVY, encoded by the exons ATGGCGCATATTCGTGGCACCGCAGGCTATAACCTTGGCCACCAGAACCCCTTTGGAGGTCCCGGAACAGCCGCTGCAACCGACGACCCAAGCCCTTTGGACGCTATTCGTGAGCAAACAAGCAAGATTGAAGATTGGCTGGACACCGTTTCGGATCCTATCAAGCC GTACCTGCCAGCCATTGGTCGTTTCTTGATCGTGGTCACTTTCCTGGAGGACAGCTTGCGAATTCTCACACAATGGAGCGACCAGCTTCTTTACTTAAGCGATTACCGGAAGA TTCCATGGGGTCTCACACATACTTTCCTCATTTTCAACGTTATAGCTATGACCGTGTGCTCTGTCCTCGTCATTGGCCGTAAACATGCGGAGATCGCTGTTGCTGGTCTtctgggtgttgttgttattcAGGGTCTCGGTTATGGACTCATTTTCGATCTCAACTTtttcctccgcaatctgagtgttgttggtggtttgCTCATGGTCCTCTCCGACTCTTGGGTTCGTAAGAAGTTCGTGCCCGCCGGGTTGCCGCAGCTGGATGAGAAAGACCGCAAGATGTACGTCCAGTTCGCTGGTCGCGTCCTGcttatcttcctcttcgttgGCTTCGTTTTCTCCGGTCAGTGGAGCTTGTGGAGAGTTATTGTCAGCCTGTTCGGCTTCGTCGCATGTGTTATGGTCATTGTTGGTTTCAAAGCCAAGTTCAGCGCAATTCTTCTTGTGCTGCTGCTAAGCGTGTTCAACATTCTTGTCAACAACTTCTGGACG CTgcaccctcaccaccctcacAAGGATTTCGCCAAGTATGATTTCTTCCAGATTCTGTCTATTGT CGGAGGACTACTACTCCTGGTGAACATGGGCCCTGGCCAACTAAGTAtggacgagaagaagaaggtctactaa